The stretch of DNA TAAGTAGAGCCTAGATCATCACTGTAGCCAAACACCATCTGGATGGTCCACTGCTATGGTTGAGAATTGGTTGCCCTTGATGCCAACAAGACGTAGACCTTTGTCCCACGAAAACCCGATATGGACGTTGTTGGTTGTCAATGGTTTTACAAAGCCAAGCTGTAACCTAATGGCTCCCTTGAACGTCTCAAGGCAAGCCTCGTAGCCAAAGTATTTAATCAGGTAGATGGAGAAGACTTCACAGAGACATTCTCCCTTGTTATTCGAACTGTAACCAATCGAGTTATTTATCCATTGCCATTATTAAACACTGGGAGTTTAGATAATTGGTTGTAAAAATTGCTTTCTTGCATGGCTTCCTAAGTACTCATCTGTACACAGGCCAACCACCTAAGTACTCCTCTTTACGGTCTTAAACAAGCTCCTCGCGCTTGGTTTGATCGCCTAAGTGACTTTCTGCTTCAACTTGGTTTTTTTTGTAGCATCACTAATCCTAGCCTTTCATTCACAACTCTTCACATTGAATCCTTGTGCTCCtgctttatgttgatgacatgatAGTCACTGGAAATAATCTTGGGCATATCAATTGGCTTATCTCACAGCTTGGCAGGCAATTTTCTATCAAAGATCTTGgtttttttacatcattttcttGGAATAGAAGTCCACAAGATCGGCCAAGACTTGTTCTTATCTCAACTTGGCTATGCTCTCGATCTTTTGACTCAGTTTGACATGTATGCATGTAAGCCTATCTCTACACCAATTCCCTCAAAAGGACGAGCTCTTCTTGCATTCAATGATCTCTTTCTTGGCCCTACGAAGTATCAAAGCATTGTAGGGGCCTTACAAACCCCAACTATTGCACACTTCCAGCTTGATAAAAGAATTTTGCGATATGGCACTGCCAAGCTCGGTTTGCAAATCCTCAGTAACAATACTCTTGACCTATATGGTTTCTCAAATGCTTGGGCCGGATGTCCAACCACACAAAGGTCTATGTGTGTGAGGCCCAGACCCAAACAAAGCCCAaccccaaaaaaaacaaaaaaacaaacgacaccgtttcgtaagtttttttttttatccctttCATTAATTCTTGTTCCCCGATTCTTCCTCCCGCAGTTATCTCTCCCACACGATTCCACGAAGTCCCATTTTCCCAACTTCCCTTTTTCCGTTGCTTAATCACATTCACTTTCCCTCACACACAgcaaaaattctctctctctccctcatttgTGCGCCGGTCAGAGAATATGGTGCTGCACGCCGCCGCTCTTTGCTTTTTGAGTCTTGGCCGCTGACGGTTCCCACCGCCTAAACAAAGCTGGTAAGGGCTTTGCCATTTCCACTCCCCGCTGTTTGTTTTCACTCACGTACACACACCCCAATCCACTCACTGTCTGTTTTTCACTCACGCACACACACTCCTATTCACTCACTCTCTGTTCTCACACACGCTGATCCTCACGCCCAAATCCTTCTTCACAGAGAGCTTCTCCCCGTTGTGTAGCACCACCTACGGTCAGTGTCATCGCCGACTCTCCCCTTCGTGCACATGGCCACAATGGTAACTGCCGCTCTCTCTGCCTagctctttttctctttattttatttttccctctattttatGTTCCTCTTTATTTCCTCTCAGTCATGgactccctctctttctctaggATTTAGACAAAAACAGAATTGGGCCGTGAAAAAATTAAACCACCGGAGATAACCCTTGCAAGGTGATTATTTAAACTTTTGTTTTGAGCTCTCTGATCCTCGGTTGTTTTTGGTTTCTCATTCATTCCCACATGTTTTAAATTCTAGATTCATCGCCTCGATTACTATCGTCATCGTATCCAATGGAAGGTGGCATTGCACAACCCTGTTCGAAGTGCTGCAAGGTAATGTTCTGCCTAATATCAGCCATGGCGATACTTTAACCTgtgatttaattaaatttaacatcACTACCTTATATCACAGGACGTTTCCAACACCCTAGACAGTGTTGTTGCGCTCTCTAAATTCCATGGGGTCATCGCACGTGATTAGGTACAATATTCGGAATATTAGGTGCATTTTGTTTTCGACTTTAATTTTGTGACATGAATAACTGGaaattgttagaattttaagTGAGTTAGTTTCGGAAGGGCAAAATCTATAAATGGTATTATAGCTTGTTGGGTTCTGCTTAATATTTCagaagttttgaatttgtgagttgTGAACGGAGGAGACTTGATATGTATTGTTGTTTTGGTGAGTTGTTGGTTGTCGGAGTTTTAGTGAAGGACTGTTTTGGGTCGATATGGGATTGGTTGGTTTGATGTTTTGGTGTCTAAGGTGGGCATGTGGCTGTCTAGATTGTTGTGCTTAGTTGATGGAGCTGTTATTCGTGCTGTATAGATTGGTATGAGTGGCTAGTTGGGTTGTGTTAGTTGCTGGAAAATGGGTTGTGTTGCTTGCTGCGAGGGTGATGCATTAATTACAAATTATGGGCTTGCTTTAATCTATCATTATAGTCAAGTAGTTATTGTATCGAGTAGTTTTTGGGTGTTTGTGTAGGTTTTTAATATGTCAGTGCTTATTCTTTGTTATAGGTGTTGAAATTGCTAGAGTTCAGACTCAAGTTTTAGACAATTCACTATGACAATTcactatactagactttgcatgaAATGTATAGACTGACGTTGacttatgaaaaattatgcatgttttgttatgaaatgagaacttggaaaaaataACCTTGGTCATttatctgcattactcatgaggtTCATACAAGGAGAGAAAAACAttttgtcatgactagtgtagacatgagtaagTTTTTGGCATTTAGTTCTTGAATTTTGTAAAGGGAGCAATTATGAAAAcctgaaaatttgtgcatagtTTTATGAAGATGCTCTGACTATGTTTGTTTTtaagtatgtgagaatgatttgaatatattttgtactcggttttgttttaatatggcatctgaaaacctttggcataacattatgattttgtatctgattctgaatctgctttgctctgctctgtttgggttggtaccaacttctctgtttCTGAGTGCaaccactttggaaacaaagtggtttttgtGTGATCTTTCCCGTGTGCGCACTCGAGGCTCCGAaaataataaggggaagattcacttTTGTCTCTGTCCAGTTTGGCCATCGatgatagcacaaccctacgacgggggttaaacatagccGCTGTTCTTATGTgatgctttgatatgatatgatgaaggtcctcagtttatgctatgccaaagtactttggattataaatatttgaaagtattgctctattaattttgaaaacatgttttgttctgcatgctaacactgaaaatattttattctgcatcttgtactttgtaaatgtttatgtttatatattggTATATGTCAtttgcttactaagttgttgataactcgtccccttatcttcataatattttagatgattttgatgacacTGCTAAGAACATGGGCGGGGTTAGCCGTGGATTAATTATTGAGTGCCTAAGAGTACTGTGGTTATGAGGAAATTTTCTTAGTATTGATAATGTTGTTATTATGTTGATCTGATTTGCTGGgagatttgttattattatggAGAATTTgaggagtttttaatttatcttgttGGGTCATTtcattgaaaattttgtgaggATGGTAGTTATGTTTGATTGGAATAGGTGAAttcatgtttatgaaatatttggaaatgttatttattttgtgaggagatgattttaggtgtCAGATAGTAACCCTCCAACCATTTTCGGGTACGGGACGTTACAGTCTACTTCTGGTTTTTGTACATTCCTTGGAAGTAACCTCATCTCATGGAGTGCCAAGAAACAAGCAACCATGGCCTGCTCCAGTGCTGAACAGAGTACAGATTGATGGTTGCCACTGCCACTGAGCTCACCTGGGTATCTTTTCTTTTACGTGATCTTAGCATCCCCTTGCACCGTGCTCCTGTACTACATTGTGGCAACATGAGTAACTCTCTATATGAAGATTAATCCCATTCTTCATGCTTAGACAATACATATTGAGCTTGATTATCATTACATTTGTGAAGGTGCTCTTGGCTACTTGGAGAATCGTTTTGTCACCTCTGCAAATCAGCTAGCTGATATCTACACGAAGCCATTGCCCAAGGCTCTCTTTCATGTCTTCTGTAGAAAACTTGACCTTTGTCTTGATCCTCAGCCATGTTTGAAGGGCAGTGAAAGCACCACTACATCAGTGGAGAAGATTACACAGCACCGTGATCCTGACTACATTAAAATGCAAGAGAATATCTCTCATCATGAAGAGGATATCACGCATCAAGACTTGgaaaattgatagaatattttCTGCATCATTATTGGAAAGTCTAGCTGTAATTTCCCTTATTTAATACGTAAATACAACACTCTTGTATGTAATTACTCTGTAAATACAGTATATAATGAAATGCAAGTCTTCTCTCTATCGCATCCCGTGAGatagaatttctcaaactttaaaattcTTTAAGAATTATTTGATGTCCTTCAGTTCATAGCCATAATAAGTAAAAGAATCAAACAAGCAAAAACTCGGAAGACGAATTATTTGATGATAATTGTAATCAGTGCTAAACTAGTATTTCGATCTCGCTGATGTTTCTCAAGCTTCCCACTGATATTTCGATCCCACTCAGCTCTTTTGGTTTTCTACTGCTGTAAAGCCCCAAATCATAGTACAGAACATGAAGTTATCATAGAATGGAGCTTCCATAACAACAATAAAAGTAATGATTTGTAATATCTTGACTATTTGTGTGTAATCCATAGCCATTTTATCAATAGAAGTTCTTTTTTACCAACTTGATTCCTGCACATGCCAATAAAGGTGCAGTGAACAAACCAATTAAGCAACAACCATAAGCTTTAATTTTCCTTGCGGTTCATTTGGTCACTGGgaatccaaaagaaaataaacttggAGAGAAAACTTAGCACCATACCCATTTCAAACCCAGTCTTTATTTGAGAGAAAATTCTATGTTCTTTTACAAGGAGTTCATAGTATCAAACGGATGCATAGGAAAGTCTCAAATAAACAGTACAAGAATCTCTAAAATGAGTAAACATTGAAATTTCTTCCAACATAAACTCACACCTCATTCACATGAGACCTTattttagatgtttttttttttttttttttttttttttttttttttttttttttttttctggatatGGCTGTTTTATCTTTATAGAATGGCTAGCATAAAAACCCAGAATGGTAAAGAGTTCAGTTCTTGTTCTTCTGACCATCAGCCTTGTCTTCTTCGAGGTCAAAAGCTGAAGCTGGATACGTCCGAGTCAAGCCACTGGGGATCCCAAACACAAGCTTGTCTGAAGAAGGATTTTCAAGATAGATATCGGAAAGTGCAACCCAAATCAGAATCTCCTTGCTCTTCACACCAGTAAGTTTCCTCAGCCTGCCTTTCTCTGCAAAGACGGTGACCTCTGCATCATAAGAGACGACCTTGTTGATTCGCTTGAACTTATGCTCTTTCTTGCTCTTCTGCTTCATCCAAACAAAGCCAGATGAAGGGTCATGCCCCATCTCTTCGATGTCCAGTGGAAGGAGGCCTTTAGGGAGAGAGATCCCCTCTAACAGTTCACGAGTTTTCTGCTTGCAGAGAGCTACCCCATGGTATATCTCTGCCCTGTCTCTGTAAGACTGAATCCCTTGAGATTCTGTAACTTGAGTTGCCATTGCTTTGAGTTTTCTAGTGAGACTGCTGATGAGCGATAAAAGGAATCGATGAGCTTTATATACATGCGTGCATGTTGTAGGTGGCTGTTAGGCATTTATATTAGTTAACTCACTCATCTGCTTTGATACGAAAAgttattagatatattttagaaaagagTTGCGGCCAGATATGAAATATTACATCTATCTAGAGAAGTATTATAGTCGTAAAGAggtctcataaaaataaactcacaaattgatatagtttcataagatatattagatttatattataataaaaataattttagaacctAGCGTATCACATGAAGtcacatttaatttatttttataaaattttgttgtggctaaaacatttctcattttagaataaaattagaGCACTACAATCTGATGTTCATTTGTAAGTTCTCTTTTGTAACTCTATGTTGATCAAGCATTTATTGGgttataaataaacaagaataaaaagggTTAAGAATCAGCTCAAttcaattattaaatatgttatttgtAAACAGAAAATTAtgaacaattttctcaaaaaaaaaaaaaaaaaaattatgaacgattatcaaacaataaaactcacataaaatttatttcatataatttcaattttttatttatttaaaatgagaatatctcaagggaaatgctatatctcccgtTGGGGGCTCTCGTCGGAGATtagtagtgtattttttatgtatttttttaagatttttttatatagatttttttaataattttaaatatttttaaaaaataaaaaaaatcagaatattattaaaaaatatttttttaatcacaaagtaaaataaaaaatcataaatatgattttttattttactttgtgattaagaaattattttttaatgatttttatttttattttctaattaaggaagtgtttttaatgatgttctaaatttattttatttttttaaaaatattttaaaataataaaagatctatataaaaaattacttaaacaaaacacataaaataacactacaccccCAACAGAAGCTCCCAACGAGAGTCCAACGGGAGCTGTAGCATTACCCATatctcaaatatttaaaagatgaaaagagaTACTCGAGTTCtacacatatttttcaaatctttataaaatataaccaAGGTGGACTAGCTTTATTAGTTAGGAAGACTTCTTAATTAGCTAGGCAGCTCTACAACTCATTACTGCTACTAATTCTGAGTAATTTCATTACTTTCAGCATAGGCGAGTGACATGAAAAGTGGCGAATGTTGATTAAAATCTGAAAGGGATCCATCGCGTAGCTACTGTTTGTTTGCTTGTTTTTGGTTTATTAATTAGAATTCTTAGTAGGATCACCCTAGCTAGCTTTGAGGCTAATTAATTGCGATGAGAACCCAAAATTAAATGTTTAACGTCCTTTCTACGGTAGTGTAGGGTTGGTTGAATTGGTTGCGAAACCAATTGTCTTTTAAAATGCTGCAAacctctaattattttttattaaaattaatatttgtagtcataCAATACTCGAGCGTCAtgtattatttttgaaaaaaataaataaatatgatattcacgtaaaaaaaaattatttttttaataataaattatgcactcttttcaaaaaaaagtaTGTGATACTTacacaatatataattatacgtagCATTACACTTTTTACATACCTCTCCTCATGAATAATGAATCTTCTTGCAATTACAACACAAGGCATGCGTAGCTGCAATTCCATCCATGCAATCGCTTCATTTGATGATCTGGTTTTACATGgtatgagatttgaaaaaactcCAAAACCCACTTAAGATAGTCCACAACATAACTTCATCAGCCACATGTGCTGCTCCATCGAGACGAAAACAATTCGAGCCCGGAgacttggtatttttttattaactacatagtaaaatatatatatctctagaTTTGATCTTATCAACTTGTTCCTTGAGGTTGtgtaactttttctttcaattaaaatCCTTTATAAGATGCATATTGTTAGGTtgatatataacttataaatgGTGCA from Juglans regia cultivar Chandler chromosome 4, Walnut 2.0, whole genome shotgun sequence encodes:
- the LOC108990219 gene encoding uncharacterized protein LOC108990219, with translation MATQVTESQGIQSYRDRAEIYHGVALCKQKTRELLEGISLPKGLLPLDIEEMGHDPSSGFVWMKQKSKKEHKFKRINKVVSYDAEVTVFAEKGRLRKLTGVKSKEILIWVALSDIYLENPSSDKLVFGIPSGLTRTYPASAFDLEEDKADGQKNKN